A region from the Nitrospirota bacterium genome encodes:
- a CDS encoding fibronectin type III domain-containing protein, whose product MRVAESANITLTCSKSECAFRCSWTSPAGSRAGEVCSSPLNFQSDRTGEHRLFVAAVDKFGTRDLSPAEIVFHVVSDVVCVSESCGTPPPQESPVDSPPSDPAPVISLSGDDSVPPDTQLTATPPRVTRADTATFEFAASEPVAAFACGLGLGAPFACTSPFALIGLKEGGHAFRVFAVDAAGNRDASPALYEWLVDRTPPKPGQVAATGPGESSYLRSTSILFMAWTGFSDEPAGIQSFDTQVNTQSDCTGAIQAAGDAGLAHAVEPAGLQLQDGKTYFGCVRATDRAGNAGSWVFSPGLTVDVSEPTSTILQPKSGSKLPALSAIGGTAADTISGVAGVGLTIRRETDGLYWEGTSWGSEPSWNKATGESNFVFTGVPTWESGVRYVIRSRAIDVAGNLETRDSISLFTFDSTPPAFAGAASAISAANAVRVSWSTATDAVSPPLAIRYLICRSVTAGVCASFNATAVTAPGVTKFDFTGLSGNTTYYFVVRTRDEAGNTDSNLTEVSATTGNAN is encoded by the coding sequence GTGCGGGTGGCGGAGTCGGCGAACATCACGCTAACCTGCTCCAAGTCGGAGTGCGCCTTCCGTTGTTCATGGACGTCGCCCGCCGGCTCTCGCGCGGGCGAGGTTTGCTCAAGCCCTTTGAACTTTCAGAGTGATCGAACCGGAGAACATCGGCTCTTCGTCGCCGCCGTGGATAAGTTCGGCACCCGTGATCTGAGTCCGGCGGAGATCGTCTTCCATGTTGTCTCCGATGTCGTCTGCGTGTCGGAATCCTGTGGGACCCCCCCACCCCAAGAATCGCCGGTGGACTCTCCCCCGTCTGACCCCGCGCCTGTCATTTCCCTTTCCGGTGATGACAGCGTGCCACCCGACACGCAGCTCACCGCCACGCCTCCGCGAGTCACGCGGGCCGATACCGCGACCTTCGAATTCGCGGCCTCAGAGCCTGTGGCGGCCTTCGCGTGCGGCTTGGGTTTGGGCGCCCCCTTCGCGTGTACGTCGCCTTTCGCCCTCATCGGGCTCAAAGAGGGCGGCCATGCGTTCAGAGTTTTCGCAGTCGACGCCGCGGGCAATCGCGATGCGTCCCCCGCCCTTTACGAATGGCTGGTGGATCGGACGCCTCCGAAGCCGGGGCAAGTCGCCGCCACCGGTCCGGGCGAATCGAGCTACCTCCGCTCGACCTCCATTCTGTTCATGGCTTGGACGGGTTTTTCCGATGAGCCCGCCGGCATCCAATCCTTCGACACCCAGGTCAACACTCAATCGGACTGCACGGGGGCGATCCAAGCCGCCGGCGATGCCGGTCTGGCGCACGCCGTCGAACCGGCCGGCCTGCAACTTCAGGATGGGAAAACCTACTTCGGCTGTGTGCGGGCCACGGATCGCGCAGGAAACGCCGGAAGTTGGGTTTTTTCACCAGGTCTCACGGTGGATGTGAGCGAACCCACATCAACCATCCTCCAGCCCAAGAGCGGATCCAAGCTCCCGGCCCTGTCGGCCATCGGCGGAACGGCCGCCGATACCATCAGCGGCGTGGCCGGCGTGGGCCTGACGATCCGGCGGGAAACGGACGGGCTCTACTGGGAGGGTACATCTTGGGGGAGCGAGCCAAGCTGGAACAAAGCGACGGGGGAATCCAATTTTGTCTTCACGGGTGTTCCGACCTGGGAAAGCGGCGTACGGTATGTCATTCGCTCGCGGGCGATTGATGTGGCCGGCAATTTGGAAACGCGCGATTCAATCTCCCTCTTCACATTCGATTCGACACCTCCCGCCTTCGCGGGAGCGGCATCGGCGATCAGCGCGGCCAACGCCGTGCGCGTGTCGTGGTCAACCGCCACCGACGCGGTTTCTCCTCCCCTCGCGATACGGTACCTCATCTGCAGGTCCGTCACCGCCGGGGTATGCGCTTCGTTCAACGCCACCGCCGTCACCGCCCCGGGAGTGACGAAGTTTGATTTCACCGGCCTGAGCGGAAACACAACCTACTATTTCGTCGTCCGCACGCGGGATGAGGCCGGGAATACCGACTCCAACCTGACCGAAGTCTCGGCCACCACCGGCAACGCCAACTGA